The Candidatus Rokuibacteriota bacterium genome segment CGCGGAATGTCCGAGCCTGCCCGGACCTTCTCGACCCAGTCCCCGGGAAGGTTCGCCTTGAGCCAGGACCGGACCTCGTCCCGGAAGGACAGTTGCTCGGGGGTCAGCGCGAGATCCATACGCCCTCCTGCTCGGCGAGATGACTCGGAGCCTTGAGGCTGTGACTGAACGACGGTTCAGCGCCATCATACGAGGCGCCGCGAGACAGTGTCAAGTCGCCACCTTGCCGGTCAACGAGGCGGGTGCCGAGGGTTGACCAGTCGCGTATACTCGCTCCCACTGTATGCCGCCTGCGATCTCCCTGCTCCGCCTCCGGAGCCACCTCGAGGCGCTGTCGGCCTTCGGGCGCAGCCCCGAGGGCCAGGGCATCACCCGCTCCTGCTGGAGCCCCGCCCACGAGGAGGCCCGCGCCTGGCTCATCGCGCGGATGAAGGAAGCCGGCCTCACCACGTGGATCGACGAGGCCGGCAACACCTTTGGGCGGTGTGGCGAGGGGGGGCCGACGGTCATGACCGGGTCGCACATCGACACGGTTCCCCAGGGGGGGCCGCTCGACGGCGCGCTCGGGGTCCTGGCCGCGCTGGAGTGCCTGCGGACAATCCGTGAGGCCGGCATCCGGACGCGGCGGCCGCTGACTCTCGCCGCCTGGAGCGACGAGGAGGGGCGCTACCTGGGCCTCTTCGGCTCCCGGGCCTTCGCCGGCCGGCTCGATGCGCGGAAGATCCCCCGCCTCCGGTCTGCAGACGGCGACAGCCTCGTGGACGCCATGACGCGGGCGGGCTTCGACCCGCTGGAGGCCCCCAGGGCCCGCTGCGATCCCCGGATGCTCCACGCCTACCTGGAGCTGCACATCGAGCAGGGGCCACATCTCGAAGCCGCGCGGATCCCCATCGGCGTGGTCGAGGGCATCGTGGGGATCAGGCGGAGCTGGGTCGTGTTCACGGGGCAACCCGACCACGCCGGGACGACGCCCATGGCGCGGCGGCGGGACGCCTTCCTCGGCGCCGCCGAGTACGCGCTCGCGGCGCGGACGCTCGTCGTGACGCGGGGTAGCGGCATGAGCGTGACCAACTTCGGGCGGATCGAGCTGGCCCCGGGCGTGGCCAACATCGTCCCGGCGAGGGCGCGTCTCCTGCACGAGATGCGCGAGCTCGACCCGAGGGTCCTGGCCCGCCTCGAGCGCGGGTGCGCCGCCCTCGCCCGCCAGGTCGCGAAGCGGCGAGGGC includes the following:
- a CDS encoding Zn-dependent hydrolase, translated to MPPAISLLRLRSHLEALSAFGRSPEGQGITRSCWSPAHEEARAWLIARMKEAGLTTWIDEAGNTFGRCGEGGPTVMTGSHIDTVPQGGPLDGALGVLAALECLRTIREAGIRTRRPLTLAAWSDEEGRYLGLFGSRAFAGRLDARKIPRLRSADGDSLVDAMTRAGFDPLEAPRARCDPRMLHAYLELHIEQGPHLEAARIPIGVVEGIVGIRRSWVVFTGQPDHAGTTPMARRRDAFLGAAEYALAARTLVVTRGSGMSVTNFGRIELAPGVANIVPARARLLHEMRELDPRVLARLERGCAALARQVAKRRGLRVKTEPASRSEPVRCAPRVMAAVEQAAAELGLKHRRMPSGAGHDAQMLASVTDSGMLFIPSRGGRSHRPDEASDWKAIERGTNVLLGALLRLAG